The Phormidium yuhuli AB48 DNA window GGCAAAATCAACGCCATTCGCTATGCCCGAGAACAGCAAATTCCCTTCCTCGGCCTCTGTCTCGGAATGCAATGTGCCGTCATTGAATGGGCCCGCCATGTGGCTCATCTCGGCGATGCCAACAGTTCCGAATTTGACCCCAACACCAGCAACCCCGTCATCAGTCTCCTCCCGGAACAAGAAGACGTAGTGGACCTAGGGGGAACCATGCGCCTGGGCCTCTATCCCTGCCGCCTCACCGAAGGAACCCACACCTTTGCCTGCTACAACCAAGAAGTCGTTTACGAACGCCATCGCCACCGCTACGAGTTTAACAACGCCTATCGCAGTCTCTTCCTAGAAACCGGCTACAGCATCAGTGGGACCTCCCCCGATGGTCGTCTCGTAGAAATTATCGAGATGCCCAATCATCCTTTCTTTGTCGCTACCCAATTCCACCCCGAATTTGAATCCCGTCCCAACCATCCCCATCCCCTCTTTGAAGGATTTATCAAAACCGCCCTCAACCTGACCAGCAGACTGACCCCAGACCCTCCCAGCAGCGAGGGACTCGATGAGACCCTAGAGTCTGCGGCCCAAGTGTTGTAACGTCAGAAAGATGTCGAGAGAGAGTGGGAATAGCCCGACCAGAGGAGGCGTTGCGCGTGGCGTACTGGATCAGAATCCACCAGCAGGGGGGAAAAGAGGTTCATATCCTTGATCTTGACCGAGTGAGTAGTTTCTCACTCTACAAACAGAGTCGCCTAACCATCTATTGGCATCCCCAGGAACAGCCCTTAATCCTAACGGCCCAGAGTGACCCTGTGGCCTATCGACAAGTTCTCGACTATGTTGAGAAAACCACGGGCCACTCCCTAGAGACGTCCCCTAGCCGTTAACCCGACGGACTGTGTCTGTTTGGTGGCTGTCCAAGATAAATGCCTGCGATCGCAATCGGAAGGATATGCTATAGGTCGAGTTGATGTGAGGAGTTGAACCGATGAACTGGCACTATGACGCCCTAGAGGTCTTAAAACAGACCAGTCGCACCTTTTATATCCCCATTGTCCAGCTTCCTGGCAATCTTCAGGAAGCTGTGACATCTGCCTATCTCTGTATGCGGGCCATTGACGAGATTGAAGACCATCCCTCTCTCGAAAACGCCACTAAAGCCCATTTACTGCGATCGCTCTCCCTGCACCTGCAAACGGGAACCGGGGACAACGACCACTTTACCCCCGACTGGGGGGACTGTTACGACGACCTCCCGGAAGTAACCCTACGGGTGAATGACTGGGCTAAACTCGCCCCCGATAGCATCGCCCCCCGAATTTGGGACGCCACAGCGGCCATGGCCGATCGCATGGCCATCTGGGCTGAACGCAACTGGACCGTCAACACCGTCGCCGACCTGGATAGCTATACCTTCAGTGTTGCCGGGGCCGTGGGATTACTCCTGTCAGACCTCTGGGCCTGGTATGATAATACCCAGACCAATCGCATGGACGCTATTGGCTTTGGCCGTGGACTGCAAACGGTCAACATTCTCCGCAATCATCGAGAAGACAAAGCCCGAGGCGTGGACTTCTTCCCCGACGGTTGGACCGCCAGCCAAATGCAGGCCTACGCCCGCCACAACCTGGAATTTGCCGAACGCTATACCCAGAGTCTCCCCAAAGGCCCCGCCTTGGACTTTTGCCGGATTCCCTTAGTGTTGGCCCAGGGAACCCTCAAAACCCTGGCCTTGGGCAAACCCAAACTCAGCCGCGATGACGTGATGCAGCTGATTGGACAGGTGAGTAATGGCTAATCGCAACTAGAGAGGTTGAGAGGGGTCTCATGGCTGGGCTTCGATACTTAAGCTTTTACACTTAAGTTAAGACCTCCCGAACAGATCACCATGACCCCTCTCTATGACCTACAACAGTTTGCCGACCATCTCGTTAGCGACCAACTGACCCATCTCAATCTTTTCACCGTTGTCGTCGTCCTCCTGGCGGGACTGTTGACCAGTTTAACCCCCTGTACTCTCTCCATGCTGCCCATTACCCTGGGCTATATTGGCGGCTACGAATCCAAAAGTCCCGGTCAAGGGGCCCGTCAATCCCTCTGGTTTTCCTTAGGACTGGCCACCACCCTAGCCGGGCTTGGATTAGGGGCCGCCCTCTTAGGACGAGTCTATGGGCAAATCGGCAAGGGCCTACCGATTTTCGTAGCGGCGATCGCCATTTTGATGGGCCTGAATCTCCTGGAAGCCCTCCCCCTCCAACTCCCCTCCATCGATGGGATGGATTGGATTTCCGAGAGTTGGCCCCATGGCTTGCGGTCCTATGGTTTAGGCGTCACCTTTGGCCTCGTGGCCTCCCCATGCAGTACCCCCGTCCTGGCCACCCTCCTGGCCTGGGTCTCCAGTACCGGCCAACCCCTTCTCGGCAGTAGTCTCCTGTTAGCCTATACCATAGGATATGTCGCCCCCCTAATTCTAGCCGGAACCTTTGCCGCCAGTTTAGAGAAATTATTATCCCTACGGCGTTGGTCCAGTTGGATTACCCCCGCCAGTGGTGTCTTATTAGTAGGGTTTGGTGTCTTTACCCTGGTCTTTCGTTTGCTGCCGACTGTCTAACCTCTCCCCCCCATGACCGAACTTGCATCCGCCTCTCCCCTACGTTGGTTTCGTCGCCAGATTTTACCCATTTTGGCCAATCTACGCCTGGCCATCCTTCTGTTGTTACTCATCGCCACCACCAGTGCGATCGGAACCGTCATCGAACAACATGAATCCCTAGACTTTTACCAAGCCAACTATCCCGAAGACCCCGCCCTCTTAGGCTTTCTCTCCTGGAAGGTTATTCTCGGCGTCGGACTTAACGATGTCTACAAAACCTGGTGGTTTTTATCCCTACTCGTCCTGTTTGGGTCCAGTTTGGCCGCCTGTACCTTCACCCGCCAACTTCCCGCCCTCAAAGCCGCCCGCAATTGGACGTTTTACCGCAAACCCCGTCAGTTTAAAAAACTGGCCCTGGCGGGAAGCTTACCCATTGGGGAAGACGACACCGCTAACCCCAGTCCCAACTTAGACCAAGTTCAAGAGAGTTTAGAACAACGGCGTTATCAGGTCTTCCGGGATGGAGACAGTCTCTATGCCCGCAAGGGCCTCATCGGACGTATTGCCCCGATTGTGGTTCATGCCAGTATGCTACTGATTCTCGGGGGGGCCATTGTCGGGTCCGTCACGGGGGTCGTGGCCCAGGAGATGATTCCCAGTGGGGAAACCGTCCAGGTCACCAACTTTGTCGAGGCTGGAGATTGGTCCTCTCCCGATCGCTTTCGCGGTTGGTCTCTCAAAGTCAACCGCTTTTGGATTGACTATACCCCCAGTGGGGCCATTGACCAGTTTTACTCCGATTTGTCCGTGATTGATGAGACGGGCCAGGAACGCGATCGCAAAACCATCTATGTCAACGAACCCCTACGCTACAACGGAGTCGTCTTCTATCAAACTGATTGGAGTATCGCCAGCATCAACATCCGCCTAAACAACAGTCCCGTATTCCAATTGCCCATGGAACCCCTGGACACCGGAGGAAATGGACGTATTTGGGGAACCTGGATTCCCACCAAACCGGACTTAAGTGAAGGGGTCTCCCTCCTGGCCCGAGATTTACAGGGAACGGCCCTCATCTATGACAATAGCGGTGAACTGGTGGCTTCTCTACGAGTTGGTGATGCCATCGAGATTAACGGCATTACCCTCTCGTTGCTGGAAATGACCGGGGCCACCGGGTTACAAATCAAGTCCGACCCGGGCATTCCCCTCGTCTATCTCGGCTTTGCCCTGTTGATGGTCAGTACCGCCCTCAGCTATGCTTCCCACTCCCAAATTTGGGTTCTGCAACAGGAAAACACCCTCTATCTGGGAGGACGGACCAATCGGGCCCAGGTGAGTTTTGAACGGGAGTTTCTGGAGTGGGTGGCCCAGATAGAACCGCAAACCTCAAACGAGGCGATCGCCCCCTCGGTAGCCGCTTAAATGCCCGGGGAAATTGAGTTAAACTGAACATAAACTCACCTCTGGGGTTGCCGAGGCTTGGGGCAGATTCAGAGATTGACCTCAAGCCGTTCCCCCACCTGCAAGTTTCATTGCTTATCTGTCATCCATCACCTGTTATGCAAACTGCTGATCACGCAAACACTGCCATGGAAGCCCCGAAATTGGGACTGCCCGTGACGATTATCACAGGATTTCTCGGGAGTGGTAAAACCACCCTTCTCAATCATATCCTAAGCAATCAAGAGGGTCTAAAAACTGCTGTTCTCGTCAATGAGTTTGGCGAAATTGGCATTGACAATGAACTCATCGTTGCTGGGGATGATGATATGGTGGAACTCACCAATGGCTGCATTTGTTGCACCATTAACGATGACCTCCTCAATGCGGTCTATAAAGTCCTGGAACGGGAGGAGAAGGTAGATTATCTCGTTGTGGAAACCACCGGCTTGGCAGACCCCTTACCCGTTGCCCTGACATTTTTAGGGACGGAGTTACGAGATTTAACCCGTCTCGATTCCATTATTACGTTAGTGGATTGCGAAAACTTCAGTCTAGACCTGTTTAACAGTGAAGCTGCCTATGGGCAAGTGGCCTATGGTGACACCATTATCCTCAATAAAATTGACCTGGTGGATGAGGCTGATGTGGATGCCCTAGAAGTGCGGATTCGGGATATTAAAAAAGATGCCCGCATCCTACGGACCAATCATGGGTCTGTTCCCCTTCCCCTCCTCTTAAGTGTGGGTCTGTTTGAGTCGGATCGCTATTTTGAACAAGAGTCAGAGGGTCATGACCATGACCACCACGACCATGACCATCACGACCATGACCACCATCATCACGACCACCACGACCATGACCATCACGATCATGATCATTCCCATCACCTAGAGAATGATGGGTTTGTCTCCGTATCATTTCAGAGCGATCGCCCCTTCAGTATCCGTAAATTTCAGTATTTTCTCGATAACCAGCTTCCAGCAAACATCTTCCGGGCCAAAGGGATTCTCTGGTTTGACGAAAGCCCCGATCGCCATATCTTCCACCTCAGCGGCAAACGCTTTAGCATCGAAGATGACGAGTGGAGGCATGAGAAGAAAACCCAGTTGGTCTTTATCGGACAAGACCTAGACTCCGAAACCCTCCTGAAGCAACTCAACAACTGTCTGGTCACCCCAGGAACTCAAGGAGACAAAGGATTTAAGCTATAGGCTTACAAATGTTCCCGAAGCGGGGCATAGATGGCTCATTAAGCGCTTGTCTATGCCCATCGGTTCAAAAACAGTCTAAAGAACGAAACAGAGGCAATGCGGGTTATTATTCAGCGAGTTCGCTCATCTCAAGTCAGAGTGGGCGATCGCCAAGTGGGCAAAATTGGACGAGGCTTGAATCTCTTAGTAGGAATTGCCAAGACAGACGGGGAGGCTGAAGTGGACTGGATGGTTCGCAAATGTCTCAGTTTACGACTGTTTCCCCCCGACAACGAGGCCAGCGGCCGCTGGGAACAGTCCATCGAAGACATCGAGGGGGAGATATTAGTCATTAGCCAATTCACCCTCTATGGCGATTGTCGCAAAGGTCGCCGTCCCTCCTTCGACCAATCCGCCCCACCCGCCGCCGCTGAAGCCCTCTACAACCAATTTGTGGAGAAACTACGTCAGAGTGGCTTAGAGATTCAAACTGGGGAATTTGGGGCGATGATGCAAGTCTCCATTGAAAACGACGGTCCTGTGACCCTAATTTTAGAGCGTTAACTCTGCTCTCATCTGATGGGGAGAGCCAGTTTAGCCCCCTTCCCACTCATCTAAGTCATCAATTTGAGCATCGAGTTTAGCGGAAATCACCTGAACCAACATGGACTCCAAGGACTCATCCGTGAGAGGGTCACTGGAACGGCCCACAAGAGGGGAGTTGAGGGGAACTAACCGCAGACGACGATTATCTTGCACTAAATCAAACTGAGTCCGCGATTGGCCCATAGGCTTTAACTCCAAATAGTCAAAACTGGCCACATTGAGATACAGGGAATGATTAGCCAGAATTGTCGCCTGATGAGAATCAGAAAAAACTTCAACGAGATAGGCTTCCCCTTGGGCCTGGGGTTCGCCATTCAGAAGTTCAACATAGCGCACCTGCGTCAGGTCTCCGAGCAAACGCAACATATCACGTTTGCTGACAAGGATACCGGTTTCGATGATGCACGGGGCAGGGATATGATGGTCGGATGAACGCTCAGGCATGGAACTAAAGGGGGTGGGGTGGGGTGACTGTTGGTGAGACAGATACATTAAGCCATTCAATGGATATAGGTCGGGATCGCAGTTCTATCATCCCAGTTAGTGACTTAGGAGGGTTACGGGATACCGGTGGTTCCAGACCTGACGGACTGAGTTCAATGCTACGTCTGGACAAACCGCTGGACAAACCGCCCACTCTGAAATGTGATCGATGACTTGGGTGACCCTCGAACTCACAACAAGGTCTCTATACAATCTTGGCATAGATATTCGGGTTCGCAAATCCGTCAAATAACTGAACTTCTCATTAAACTATGGCAAAGGGACAATTTTTATGGCTTAACTTGAGGTTTTGGCGGCGCCAACGGA harbors:
- a CDS encoding squalene/phytoene synthase family protein — encoded protein: MNWHYDALEVLKQTSRTFYIPIVQLPGNLQEAVTSAYLCMRAIDEIEDHPSLENATKAHLLRSLSLHLQTGTGDNDHFTPDWGDCYDDLPEVTLRVNDWAKLAPDSIAPRIWDATAAMADRMAIWAERNWTVNTVADLDSYTFSVAGAVGLLLSDLWAWYDNTQTNRMDAIGFGRGLQTVNILRNHREDKARGVDFFPDGWTASQMQAYARHNLEFAERYTQSLPKGPALDFCRIPLVLAQGTLKTLALGKPKLSRDDVMQLIGQVSNG
- a CDS encoding cytochrome c biogenesis protein CcdA, whose product is MTPLYDLQQFADHLVSDQLTHLNLFTVVVVLLAGLLTSLTPCTLSMLPITLGYIGGYESKSPGQGARQSLWFSLGLATTLAGLGLGAALLGRVYGQIGKGLPIFVAAIAILMGLNLLEALPLQLPSIDGMDWISESWPHGLRSYGLGVTFGLVASPCSTPVLATLLAWVSSTGQPLLGSSLLLAYTIGYVAPLILAGTFAASLEKLLSLRRWSSWITPASGVLLVGFGVFTLVFRLLPTV
- a CDS encoding cytochrome c biogenesis protein, with product MTELASASPLRWFRRQILPILANLRLAILLLLLIATTSAIGTVIEQHESLDFYQANYPEDPALLGFLSWKVILGVGLNDVYKTWWFLSLLVLFGSSLAACTFTRQLPALKAARNWTFYRKPRQFKKLALAGSLPIGEDDTANPSPNLDQVQESLEQRRYQVFRDGDSLYARKGLIGRIAPIVVHASMLLILGGAIVGSVTGVVAQEMIPSGETVQVTNFVEAGDWSSPDRFRGWSLKVNRFWIDYTPSGAIDQFYSDLSVIDETGQERDRKTIYVNEPLRYNGVVFYQTDWSIASINIRLNNSPVFQLPMEPLDTGGNGRIWGTWIPTKPDLSEGVSLLARDLQGTALIYDNSGELVASLRVGDAIEINGITLSLLEMTGATGLQIKSDPGIPLVYLGFALLMVSTALSYASHSQIWVLQQENTLYLGGRTNRAQVSFEREFLEWVAQIEPQTSNEAIAPSVAA
- a CDS encoding CobW family GTP-binding protein, whose translation is MQTADHANTAMEAPKLGLPVTIITGFLGSGKTTLLNHILSNQEGLKTAVLVNEFGEIGIDNELIVAGDDDMVELTNGCICCTINDDLLNAVYKVLEREEKVDYLVVETTGLADPLPVALTFLGTELRDLTRLDSIITLVDCENFSLDLFNSEAAYGQVAYGDTIILNKIDLVDEADVDALEVRIRDIKKDARILRTNHGSVPLPLLLSVGLFESDRYFEQESEGHDHDHHDHDHHDHDHHHHDHHDHDHHDHDHSHHLENDGFVSVSFQSDRPFSIRKFQYFLDNQLPANIFRAKGILWFDESPDRHIFHLSGKRFSIEDDEWRHEKKTQLVFIGQDLDSETLLKQLNNCLVTPGTQGDKGFKL
- the dtd gene encoding D-aminoacyl-tRNA deacylase — translated: MRVIIQRVRSSQVRVGDRQVGKIGRGLNLLVGIAKTDGEAEVDWMVRKCLSLRLFPPDNEASGRWEQSIEDIEGEILVISQFTLYGDCRKGRRPSFDQSAPPAAAEALYNQFVEKLRQSGLEIQTGEFGAMMQVSIENDGPVTLILER